A genomic segment from Agrobacterium vitis encodes:
- a CDS encoding MATE family efflux transporter, with product MTIANPPDRAFRVTHRGVLAIALPMTIGYITTPLLGITDTAVIGRTGEAAALAGLAIGAVLFDLVFASLNFLRASTTALVAQAHGRQDTRDQVAVFCRSMILSVAIGLLLLLLSPLLLKAGLALMGPQGRVAEVTSIYFSTRILAGPLTLANFTIMGFILGRGKGSLALGLQIALNGVNILLSIYLGLHLGWGVSGVAWGAVAGEATATLAGLAIILARTDKALFPSLTELLDRNKLAQLFALNRDILIRSFVLLAAFTVLTRIGTGFGAVTLAANALLMNFFMIASFYLDGIANAAEQIVGRAVGARYRPAFDQAVRLTSLWSFGLALTSLLFFLGAGGAIIDMMTTAEDVRRVAREFLPWAAMTAMTGALAFQMDGVFIGAAWSSDMRNMMLAAFAGYLIALALFVPLLGNHGLWLALNLFLAFRGLFLLLRLKSRRDQTFSARQ from the coding sequence ATGACCATCGCCAATCCCCCTGACCGCGCTTTTCGTGTGACCCATCGCGGCGTGCTGGCCATCGCCCTTCCGATGACCATTGGCTACATCACCACACCGCTTCTGGGCATTACCGATACCGCCGTGATTGGCCGAACCGGCGAAGCGGCAGCGCTTGCAGGCTTGGCAATTGGCGCCGTGCTGTTCGATCTGGTGTTTGCAAGCCTCAACTTCCTGCGCGCCTCCACCACCGCCTTGGTGGCCCAGGCCCATGGCCGTCAAGATACGCGCGACCAGGTGGCGGTGTTCTGTCGCTCCATGATCCTGTCGGTGGCGATAGGGCTGCTGCTATTGCTGCTATCTCCCTTGCTGCTCAAAGCCGGGCTGGCGCTGATGGGGCCACAGGGACGGGTGGCGGAGGTCACGTCGATCTATTTTTCCACCCGCATCCTGGCCGGGCCGCTGACGCTCGCCAATTTCACCATCATGGGCTTCATTCTGGGGCGCGGCAAAGGCTCACTGGCGCTTGGCCTGCAAATTGCGCTGAACGGCGTCAATATCCTGCTTTCGATCTATCTTGGTCTTCACCTTGGCTGGGGCGTGTCCGGCGTCGCCTGGGGGGCCGTGGCCGGGGAAGCCACCGCCACGCTGGCGGGGCTGGCGATCATTCTGGCCCGCACCGACAAGGCGCTGTTTCCATCCCTCACCGAATTGCTGGATCGCAACAAGCTCGCACAACTGTTCGCGCTTAACCGTGATATCCTGATCCGCAGCTTCGTGCTGCTGGCCGCCTTCACAGTATTGACCCGGATCGGCACCGGCTTTGGCGCCGTGACCCTTGCCGCCAATGCGCTGCTGATGAATTTCTTCATGATCGCCTCCTTCTATCTGGATGGCATTGCCAATGCCGCAGAACAGATTGTCGGTCGGGCCGTCGGCGCCCGCTATCGCCCCGCCTTCGACCAGGCCGTCAGGCTCACCAGCCTCTGGTCCTTCGGACTGGCGCTCACCAGCCTGCTGTTTTTCCTCGGCGCAGGTGGGGCGATCATCGACATGATGACGACGGCGGAAGACGTGCGCCGCGTGGCGCGCGAGTTTCTGCCCTGGGCTGCCATGACCGCGATGACAGGCGCACTGGCCTTCCAGATGGACGGGGTCTTCATCGGGGCCGCCTGGTCCAGCGACATGCGCAATATGATGCTGGCGGCCTTTGCCGGCTATCTTATCGCGCTGGCGCTGTTCGTGCCGCTGCTTGGCAACCATGGACTATGGCTGGCGCTCAACCTGTTTCTGGCATTTCGCGGCCTGTTTCTTTTGCTGCGGCTCAAAAGCCGCCGCGATCAGACCTTCAGCGCCCGCCAGTAA
- a CDS encoding alpha/beta hydrolase family protein, which yields MRVGRFLLAAVLILTAGQANSAGLKSFEISADAEGPMLKAVEWSPCAKPDGEIKAGPFVLPGVRDCPVEGENRPLIVISHGFGGTNLSHHDTAEALADAGFVVVAINHPDDTAANKQRQHNLKALISRPVDVKRVIDFMLGSSPDAARIDPQSIGFFGFSRGGYTGLVLAGANPDFRSLPSQCQDQNAASCDHANQNSLPKQALQHDPRIKAFVIADPLSSFFSAPSSVQNVTAPIQMWGSQYGGDGVSPENLLTVASNLPDKPDFHTVPNSEHFAFLTICPAELVKSLPELCTDRPGFDRAAFHQDLNKQIVAFFKAHL from the coding sequence ATGAGGGTTGGGAGATTTCTGCTTGCTGCGGTGCTTATTTTGACCGCTGGGCAGGCGAATAGTGCGGGTTTGAAGTCCTTTGAGATTTCGGCCGACGCAGAAGGCCCAATGCTGAAAGCTGTTGAGTGGTCCCCCTGTGCAAAGCCAGATGGAGAGATCAAGGCTGGCCCCTTTGTTCTTCCAGGGGTTCGAGACTGTCCGGTTGAGGGAGAAAATCGACCACTGATCGTAATTTCCCATGGCTTCGGCGGCACCAATCTCAGCCATCATGACACAGCAGAGGCGCTGGCGGATGCGGGATTTGTCGTTGTGGCGATCAATCATCCTGACGATACCGCTGCAAATAAACAGAGACAGCATAATCTCAAGGCTCTGATCAGTCGCCCAGTGGACGTGAAGCGGGTCATTGACTTCATGCTTGGTTCTTCCCCGGACGCGGCCAGGATTGATCCTCAGTCTATCGGCTTTTTCGGATTTTCCCGAGGCGGATATACCGGGCTTGTTCTGGCAGGGGCTAACCCGGATTTTCGAAGCTTGCCTTCGCAGTGCCAAGATCAGAATGCAGCATCCTGTGATCACGCAAACCAGAATTCATTGCCAAAACAGGCCTTGCAACATGACCCGCGTATCAAAGCTTTTGTGATCGCTGATCCACTCAGCAGTTTTTTTTCAGCGCCAAGCAGCGTGCAGAATGTCACTGCACCCATCCAGATGTGGGGCTCTCAATATGGCGGAGATGGTGTGTCGCCGGAAAACCTTCTGACTGTTGCTAGCAATTTGCCTGACAAACCTGACTTTCATACCGTGCCAAACTCTGAACATTTTGCATTTTTGACCATCTGCCCCGCAGAACTGGTCAAAAGCCTCCCAGAGCTTTGCACGGATAGACCGGGTTTTGATCGGGCAGCTTTTCATCAGGACCTGAATAAGCAGATTGTGGCCTTCTTTAAAGCACATCTGTAG
- a CDS encoding DUF952 domain-containing protein has product MANAIYKIVADALWQKARADGVFAGAPIDLQDGFIHFSTAAQAKETARLHFAGQQDLLLVAVDGEALGTALIFEPSRGGTLFPHLYAPLSLSAVLWEKPLPLGEDGLHQFPEEMA; this is encoded by the coding sequence ATGGCAAATGCAATTTACAAGATCGTGGCCGACGCCCTCTGGCAAAAGGCCCGTGCCGATGGTGTGTTTGCCGGTGCGCCAATCGATCTCCAGGACGGTTTCATCCATTTTTCCACCGCTGCCCAGGCCAAGGAAACCGCAAGGTTGCATTTTGCCGGACAGCAGGACCTGTTGCTGGTCGCGGTCGATGGAGAGGCGTTGGGGACGGCCCTGATATTTGAACCCTCACGCGGCGGCACGCTGTTTCCGCATCTGTATGCACCCTTGTCGCTCTCCGCTGTTTTATGGGAAAAGCCGCTGCCGCTTGGAGAAGACGGCCTGCACCAGTTTCCGGAGGAGATGGCATGA
- a CDS encoding CAP domain-containing protein, translated as MRSISNPMPQPVSMPQSGRRELLALGGLGLAALLSGCATPALKPSSPSDVEDETAAFLPMVNALRQKNGKPALVSDPQAAKAAMFQANRMAQAEKMAHLIGMGDSFGARMRSGNVQLPAAENVAMLQQTADAAMQAWINSSHHLENMLGPYHGLGVAVARIPSRGNKPYWAMVLSGTPRPESEMGPPPTGIRLRIG; from the coding sequence ATGCGATCCATATCCAATCCGATGCCGCAGCCTGTCTCTATGCCACAGTCAGGTCGCCGTGAGCTTTTGGCGCTGGGCGGCCTTGGCCTTGCTGCCCTGCTGAGCGGCTGCGCCACGCCGGCGCTCAAGCCATCCTCCCCTTCAGATGTTGAGGACGAGACCGCCGCTTTCCTGCCGATGGTCAACGCACTGCGCCAGAAAAACGGCAAGCCGGCGCTGGTCAGCGATCCGCAGGCCGCCAAGGCCGCGATGTTCCAGGCCAATCGCATGGCGCAAGCCGAGAAAATGGCGCATCTGATCGGCATGGGCGACAGTTTCGGGGCGCGGATGCGCTCGGGCAATGTCCAGCTTCCAGCCGCTGAAAATGTCGCCATGTTGCAGCAGACGGCAGATGCCGCCATGCAGGCCTGGATCAACTCGTCCCATCATCTGGAAAACATGCTCGGCCCCTATCACGGGCTGGGCGTGGCCGTGGCGCGCATACCGTCGCGCGGCAACAAGCCCTATTGGGCGATGGTTCTGTCCGGCACGCCGCGGCCGGAGAGCGAAATGGGACCGCCGCCAACTGGCATTCGCTTAAGAATCGGGTGA
- a CDS encoding FAD-dependent oxidoreductase codes for MTYKNFTVETDADGIALVTWDMPDKSMNVFTMEVMDEIEAIVDATVADTAIKGVVFTSGKSAFSGGADLSMIRGMFSMVEEERAKDPANAVQKLFDSAGRMSWLWRKIETNGKPWVSAINGTCMGGAFELSLSCHGRVVSNGKSVKLALPEVKVGIFPGAGGTQRVPRLANAQDALQMMTTGQTLTPQRAKAMNLVHQVVEPDQLITAAKQMIKDGLKPVAPWDEKGFKAPGGGIWTPASAQLWPAAPAVLRRETSGNYPAALAILKCVYEGLQVPFDTGLRIEQRYFTEIVQTTEAFSMIRSLFISLQELGKGARRPAGQPKSTLKKVGVVGAGFMGASIAYVTAAAGLPVVLIDRDMEAANKGRSVAEGLVSGAIGKGKMSKEDGEKLLSLITPSDDYSALSDADLVIEAVFEDRDVKKAVIEKVEAVLPEGAIFASNTSTLPITGLAKNSKRPADFIGVHFFSPVEKMMLTEVILGKETGDKALAVALDYVAAIKKTPIVVNDTRGFFVNRCVLRYMAESYDMLLEGVPPVMIENAAKFAGMPVGPLSLNDEVAIDLSYKILKATIADLGEKAVDPRHMELVARMVEKEERFGRKNGKGFYDYPAKPAKKHVWPGLKDFYPQQKPDDVNVKTLQERFLATIALEAARTMEEGIVVDPREADVGSILGFGFAPYTGGALSYIDGMGVKTFVALCERLAKDYGPHFAPTPLLKEMAQKGETFYGRFDPYGAVKTAA; via the coding sequence ATGACCTATAAGAATTTTACCGTTGAGACCGATGCAGACGGCATTGCCCTTGTCACCTGGGACATGCCCGACAAGAGCATGAATGTCTTCACCATGGAGGTGATGGACGAAATCGAAGCGATTGTGGATGCCACTGTCGCGGATACCGCCATCAAGGGCGTGGTCTTCACATCAGGCAAATCCGCCTTTTCCGGCGGTGCCGATCTCAGCATGATCCGCGGCATGTTTTCCATGGTGGAGGAAGAACGCGCCAAGGACCCGGCCAATGCCGTGCAAAAACTGTTCGATTCCGCTGGCCGGATGAGCTGGCTGTGGCGCAAGATCGAGACCAATGGTAAGCCCTGGGTCTCGGCCATCAACGGCACCTGCATGGGCGGCGCGTTTGAGCTGTCGCTCTCCTGCCATGGCCGCGTGGTCTCCAACGGCAAATCGGTGAAGCTGGCGCTGCCGGAAGTCAAGGTTGGCATTTTCCCCGGCGCTGGCGGCACGCAGCGTGTGCCGCGTCTGGCCAATGCCCAGGACGCCCTGCAAATGATGACCACCGGCCAGACCCTGACGCCGCAACGCGCCAAGGCCATGAACCTCGTGCATCAGGTGGTTGAGCCGGATCAGCTCATTACAGCCGCAAAGCAGATGATCAAGGATGGCTTGAAGCCAGTTGCCCCCTGGGATGAAAAGGGCTTCAAGGCGCCCGGCGGCGGCATCTGGACACCGGCATCGGCCCAGCTTTGGCCAGCGGCACCGGCTGTGCTGCGCCGTGAAACCTCCGGCAATTATCCAGCCGCCCTGGCGATCCTGAAATGCGTTTACGAAGGCTTGCAGGTGCCGTTCGACACCGGCCTTCGCATTGAGCAACGCTATTTTACCGAAATCGTCCAGACCACCGAAGCCTTCTCGATGATCCGCTCACTGTTCATCTCGCTTCAGGAGCTTGGCAAAGGCGCGCGCCGCCCAGCTGGCCAGCCGAAAAGCACCCTCAAGAAGGTTGGCGTGGTTGGTGCTGGTTTCATGGGCGCATCGATTGCCTATGTCACCGCCGCCGCAGGCCTGCCCGTCGTGCTGATCGACCGCGATATGGAGGCTGCCAACAAGGGCAGGTCCGTGGCTGAAGGCCTGGTGTCGGGTGCAATCGGCAAGGGCAAGATGAGCAAGGAAGACGGCGAAAAGCTGCTGTCTTTGATCACGCCCAGCGACGATTATTCCGCGCTGTCGGATGCCGATCTGGTGATCGAAGCGGTGTTTGAAGACCGCGATGTCAAGAAGGCCGTGATCGAAAAGGTCGAGGCCGTCCTGCCGGAAGGGGCAATTTTTGCCTCCAACACCTCGACCCTGCCGATCACGGGTCTTGCCAAGAACTCCAAACGCCCTGCTGATTTCATCGGCGTGCATTTCTTCTCGCCGGTCGAGAAAATGATGCTGACGGAAGTGATCCTTGGCAAGGAGACCGGTGACAAGGCACTGGCGGTGGCTCTCGACTATGTGGCGGCGATCAAGAAGACGCCAATTGTCGTCAATGACACCCGTGGCTTCTTCGTCAACCGCTGCGTGCTGCGCTATATGGCGGAAAGCTACGACATGCTGCTGGAAGGCGTGCCACCGGTGATGATTGAAAATGCCGCGAAATTCGCCGGCATGCCGGTTGGGCCGCTGTCCCTCAACGATGAAGTGGCAATCGATCTGTCCTACAAGATCCTCAAGGCGACCATTGCCGATCTCGGTGAGAAGGCCGTGGACCCGCGCCATATGGAACTGGTGGCCCGGATGGTCGAGAAGGAAGAACGCTTTGGCCGCAAGAACGGCAAGGGCTTTTACGACTACCCCGCCAAGCCTGCCAAAAAGCATGTCTGGCCGGGCCTGAAGGACTTTTATCCGCAACAAAAGCCGGATGACGTCAACGTCAAGACCCTGCAAGAGCGTTTCCTGGCAACCATCGCCCTGGAAGCGGCCCGCACCATGGAAGAGGGCATCGTGGTTGATCCGCGCGAAGCCGATGTCGGCTCTATCCTCGGCTTCGGCTTTGCCCCCTATACCGGCGGCGCACTGTCCTACATCGACGGCATGGGCGTGAAGACCTTCGTGGCCCTCTGCGAACGGCTGGCCAAGGACTACGGCCCGCATTTTGCACCCACGCCACTGCTGAAGGAGATGGCGCAGAAGGGCGAGACCTTTTACGGGCGGTTTGATCCCTATGGGGCTGTGAAGACAGCGGCTTGA
- a CDS encoding DUF6460 domain-containing protein, translating into MTDGVNRFLGDSIGRTIIKLLVVSVIVGFVMRIFGIYPYDIIEGIRHFVLDIWHKGFAALGQFGDYLLLGASIVIPVFILIRLLNLRK; encoded by the coding sequence ATGACCGATGGCGTGAACAGATTTCTGGGCGATTCGATTGGCCGAACGATCATCAAGCTGCTCGTCGTTTCGGTGATCGTCGGCTTTGTCATGCGGATATTCGGCATTTACCCTTATGATATCATCGAGGGTATCCGGCATTTCGTCCTGGATATCTGGCACAAGGGGTTTGCGGCCTTAGGCCAGTTCGGAGACTATCTGCTGCTGGGCGCCAGTATCGTCATTCCGGTTTTCATCCTGATCCGGCTTCTCAATCTGCGGAAATAA
- a CDS encoding class I SAM-dependent DNA methyltransferase, with protein MHGIQPAFGHLSPGQRSSGDITADRRADYARMLSESGDHAAAAELMEQALELAPAWVAGWFLLGEYRAKADLIETAADAYRQVLALDPEDIFAAGLKLVLIGAQAMPEKPPSRYVAALFDDYADRFDTALLDKLDYRVPKKLAAMISRIGGADRRYRRAVDFGCGTGLLGIELRPWVEHLEGYDLSSAMLAKAREKQIYDDLAVADLSLDADACGLFGPAKGEGRGRADLVTAADVLMYLGALSGVFGLAADLLERGGYFAFSVEKQLGEESFSLAQSLRYQHSEAYVVCELEAKGFTLLESQQEIIRMDGGKPIQGILFIAAKTG; from the coding sequence ATGCACGGCATTCAGCCCGCCTTTGGTCATCTCTCTCCTGGACAACGCTCTTCCGGCGATATCACCGCTGACCGCCGCGCTGATTATGCCCGGATGCTCTCGGAAAGTGGCGATCACGCCGCTGCCGCAGAGCTGATGGAACAGGCGCTGGAACTCGCACCGGCATGGGTGGCGGGGTGGTTTCTCCTGGGGGAATACCGGGCTAAGGCGGACTTGATCGAGACGGCAGCGGATGCCTATCGGCAGGTGCTGGCACTCGACCCCGAGGATATTTTTGCTGCCGGGCTGAAACTGGTGCTGATCGGCGCGCAAGCCATGCCCGAAAAGCCGCCAAGCCGCTATGTGGCAGCGCTGTTTGACGATTATGCCGACCGCTTCGACACGGCCCTCCTGGACAAGCTGGACTACCGGGTGCCGAAAAAGCTGGCGGCGATGATTTCACGGATCGGTGGCGCGGACCGACGCTATCGCCGCGCTGTGGATTTCGGCTGCGGCACCGGCCTGCTGGGTATCGAACTGCGGCCATGGGTCGAGCACCTTGAGGGTTACGATCTATCCTCGGCCATGCTGGCCAAGGCACGGGAAAAACAGATCTACGACGATCTGGCGGTGGCGGATTTGTCGCTTGATGCGGACGCCTGCGGTCTGTTTGGACCCGCAAAGGGCGAGGGCAGGGGACGAGCAGATCTGGTGACGGCAGCCGATGTGCTGATGTATCTTGGCGCTCTGTCCGGCGTCTTTGGGCTGGCGGCGGATCTTCTTGAGCGGGGCGGCTATTTCGCCTTTTCCGTCGAAAAACAGCTGGGCGAGGAGAGCTTCAGCCTGGCGCAATCGCTGCGCTACCAACATAGCGAGGCCTATGTTGTTTGCGAGTTGGAAGCCAAAGGCTTTACCCTGCTTGAAAGCCAGCAGGAGATCATTCGCATGGATGGCGGAAAACCCATTCAAGGCATTCTGTTTATTGCGGCCAAGACGGGCTGA
- a CDS encoding quinone-dependent dihydroorotate dehydrogenase: MIDPFKRFARPGLFLFDAETAHGLSIAGLKTSLMPKCRLPDDPRLAQTVAGLHFPNPLGMAAGYDKNAEVPDELLGLGFGFAEVGTLTPKPQDGNSKPRIFRLVRDEAVINRLGFNNQGHQAAFVRLSARAGRPGVVGINIGANKDSEDRIADYVAGIRRFYPLASYFTANISSPNTPGLRDLQAKDSLGHLLDAVLAARADEAAKAGRRVPVFLKIAPDLTEEGMDDIAEVVLARDLDGLIVSNTTLSRDGLTDKRQASEAGGLSGKPLFEKSTAVLARMRHRVGPALPIIGVGGVSSAQTALEKIKAGADLVQLYSCMVYEGPGLPAAIVKGLSQALDRDGVASIAQLRDSRVDYWRALKV, translated from the coding sequence ATGATCGATCCGTTCAAGCGCTTTGCCCGCCCGGGCCTGTTTCTGTTCGATGCCGAAACCGCCCATGGCCTGTCGATTGCCGGGTTGAAAACCAGCCTGATGCCGAAATGCCGCCTGCCGGACGATCCCCGCCTGGCGCAGACCGTCGCTGGTCTGCATTTTCCCAACCCGCTCGGCATGGCGGCAGGCTATGACAAGAATGCTGAAGTGCCGGACGAATTGCTGGGTCTCGGCTTCGGCTTTGCTGAAGTGGGAACGCTGACGCCGAAGCCGCAGGACGGTAATTCCAAGCCCCGGATTTTCCGGTTGGTCCGCGATGAGGCCGTCATCAATCGGCTCGGATTTAATAATCAAGGGCATCAGGCTGCCTTTGTCAGGCTGTCGGCGCGAGCTGGCAGGCCGGGCGTGGTCGGCATCAATATTGGCGCCAACAAGGATTCCGAGGACCGGATTGCCGATTATGTCGCGGGCATTCGGCGCTTTTATCCGCTGGCCAGCTATTTCACCGCCAATATTTCCTCGCCCAACACGCCTGGCCTGCGAGATTTGCAGGCAAAGGATAGTCTCGGTCACTTGCTGGACGCGGTGCTTGCCGCCCGCGCCGATGAAGCGGCCAAGGCGGGCCGCCGGGTGCCGGTTTTCCTGAAGATCGCCCCTGATCTGACCGAGGAAGGCATGGATGACATTGCCGAAGTGGTTCTGGCCCGCGATCTGGATGGGTTGATCGTCTCCAACACCACGCTGTCGCGTGATGGCCTGACGGATAAAAGGCAGGCGAGCGAAGCGGGTGGATTGTCGGGCAAGCCCTTGTTCGAGAAATCGACGGCGGTGTTGGCGCGCATGCGTCACCGGGTTGGACCGGCCCTGCCGATCATTGGCGTTGGTGGTGTTTCCTCGGCGCAGACGGCGCTGGAGAAAATCAAGGCCGGTGCCGATCTGGTGCAGCTCTATTCCTGCATGGTGTATGAAGGGCCGGGCCTGCCCGCCGCCATCGTCAAGGGCCTGTCACAGGCGCTGGACCGCGATGGCGTTGCCTCGATTGCGCAGCTGCGTGACAGCAGGGTCGATTACTGGCGGGCGCTGAAGGTCTGA
- a CDS encoding YitT family protein, translating to MALMSNLFGIWNDNPARHNRAEDIQGIICGTMISALGLFLIAKIGLVTSGMAGLAFVIHYWTGWSFGLVFFLLNMPFYILSIKRVGWDFTLKTFVAVALTSFLVEIESRFIVIESINPVWGAILAGLLLGFGLLALYRHRASLGGIGILAVFVQDRFGIQAGLVQLAFDVVVMALAFTVVSPWVVGCSIIGAVVLNVFVLINHRSDRYIALR from the coding sequence ATGGCATTGATGAGCAATCTGTTCGGCATCTGGAACGACAATCCCGCCCGTCACAACCGGGCCGAGGATATACAGGGTATTATCTGCGGAACGATGATTTCGGCGCTCGGCCTCTTTCTCATTGCCAAGATAGGCCTCGTCACCAGCGGTATGGCGGGGCTTGCCTTCGTCATCCATTACTGGACCGGCTGGAGCTTTGGCCTGGTGTTCTTCCTGCTGAACATGCCTTTCTACATTCTCTCCATCAAGCGGGTCGGCTGGGACTTTACCCTGAAAACGTTCGTCGCTGTGGCGCTGACCTCGTTTCTCGTCGAAATCGAAAGCCGCTTCATCGTCATCGAGAGCATCAATCCGGTCTGGGGCGCCATCCTCGCAGGTCTCCTGCTCGGCTTCGGCCTGCTGGCCCTCTACCGCCACCGCGCGAGCCTTGGGGGTATCGGCATCCTCGCGGTCTTCGTCCAGGACCGTTTCGGCATCCAGGCGGGATTGGTGCAACTGGCCTTTGACGTTGTGGTCATGGCCCTCGCATTTACCGTGGTCAGCCCATGGGTGGTCGGCTGCTCGATTATCGGGGCTGTGGTGCTGAATGTGTTCGTGCTGATCAACCATCGGTCGGATCGGTACATTGCTTTGCGGTGA
- a CDS encoding response regulator transcription factor: MAEQTIIIADDHPLFRGALRQAVSGMDGRQDIVEAGDFEAARLAADQHPDADVLLLDLAMPGVSGFSGLMALRAEFSSLPIIICSATDDCATIRRSLELGASGFISKSSGIDDIRTAIQTVLSGDIFTPSSYVEDQEQDPELADIMARLRTLTPQQNRVLGMLCEGLLNKQIAYELSVSEATIKAHVSAILLKLKVDSRTQAVIQLGRLNMAMVA; encoded by the coding sequence ATGGCTGAGCAAACAATCATTATCGCGGACGATCATCCCTTGTTTCGCGGCGCGCTTCGGCAAGCCGTGAGCGGCATGGACGGCAGGCAGGACATTGTCGAAGCTGGCGATTTCGAGGCGGCACGACTGGCGGCGGATCAGCATCCGGATGCCGATGTCCTGTTGCTCGATCTGGCCATGCCCGGCGTCAGCGGCTTTTCCGGCCTGATGGCCTTGCGTGCGGAGTTTTCCAGCCTGCCGATCATCATCTGTTCGGCCACCGACGATTGCGCCACGATCCGCCGCTCGCTGGAACTTGGCGCTTCGGGTTTCATTTCCAAATCCTCCGGCATCGATGACATTCGTACGGCAATCCAGACCGTGCTGAGCGGCGATATTTTCACGCCTTCATCCTATGTCGAGGATCAGGAACAAGACCCTGAACTGGCCGATATCATGGCACGGCTGCGGACACTGACCCCTCAGCAGAACCGGGTGCTCGGCATGTTATGCGAAGGCTTGCTGAACAAGCAGATCGCCTATGAGCTCAGCGTGTCCGAAGCCACGATCAAGGCACATGTCTCCGCCATCCTGCTCAAGCTCAAGGTCGATAGCCGAACCCAGGCGGTGATCCAATTGGGACGGCTTAATATGGCCATGGTCGCTTGA
- a CDS encoding S24 family peptidase, translating to MLSHETIWNAIDRLAEQYHLTPSGLARKAGLDPTSFNKSKRVGPDGRMRWPSTESIAKVLEATGARIDQFVTLIGNDNHQGNSVHDILPDGNFPPQIGTIPLLGLAQAGSGGFFDDGGFPAGQGWDLVDLPTSAKPGVYALEIQGDSMKPLYRDGDILIVEPGAPVRRGDRVVVKTCDGEVMAKVLGRQTARAVDLISINPDHPNRVLDMQDVEWIARIIWVSQ from the coding sequence ATGCTTTCACACGAGACAATCTGGAATGCGATTGACCGGCTTGCCGAGCAGTATCATTTGACGCCGTCCGGGCTGGCGCGAAAAGCGGGTCTGGACCCAACCTCGTTCAACAAGTCCAAGCGGGTCGGGCCGGATGGGCGCATGCGCTGGCCATCGACCGAATCCATCGCCAAGGTGCTGGAAGCAACAGGTGCGCGGATCGATCAATTCGTCACGCTGATCGGCAACGACAACCATCAGGGCAATTCCGTTCACGACATATTGCCGGATGGCAATTTTCCGCCGCAGATCGGCACTATTCCGCTGCTTGGCTTGGCCCAGGCGGGCTCGGGCGGATTCTTCGACGATGGCGGCTTTCCAGCCGGACAAGGCTGGGATCTGGTGGATTTGCCGACCTCCGCCAAGCCGGGCGTCTATGCCCTGGAAATTCAGGGCGACAGCATGAAGCCGCTTTATCGCGATGGCGACATTCTGATCGTCGAGCCGGGTGCGCCTGTGCGCCGGGGCGACCGGGTTGTCGTCAAGACCTGCGATGGCGAGGTCATGGCAAAGGTGCTGGGCCGTCAGACGGCACGGGCCGTCGACCTCATTTCGATCAATCCCGACCATCCGAACCGGGTATTGGATATGCAGGACGTCGAATGGATCGCCCGAATCATCTGGGTCAGCCAGTAG